A single genomic interval of Polynucleobacter necessarius harbors:
- a CDS encoding DNA topoisomerase IV subunit B — MVTRKTSEYSESSIQVLKGLEPVRQRPGMYTRTDNPLHIIQEVLDNASDEAFGGFGKQIIVTMHTDGSVSVEDDGRGIPVGMHPTEKLPVVEIVFTQLHAGGKFEKGTGGAYAFSGGLHGVGVSVTNALSKRLEVTVWRDGQMSTLTFADGKVIKKLKSIASSKEDKSHGTRVRAWPDGKYFDSSAIPMPELIRLLRSKAVLLPGVKVTLIQEKSGDTQTWQYAEGLRGYLNEAIAQAGHGVEVIPPFAGEQYATGTGDDDSFAEGEGAAWVVCWTEDGAPVRESYVNLIPTPAGGTHESGLREGLFNAVNGFIEMHALQPKGVKLMPEDVFARASFILSAKVLDPQFQGQIKERLNSRDAVRLVSGYVKSALELLLNQHVDYGRKLADLVIKQAQERTRAGQKVEKKKSSGVAVLPGKLTDCESQDIGMNEIFLVEGDSAGGSAKMGRNKEYQAILPLRGKVLNTWEAERDRLFANNEVHDIAVAIGVDPHGPNENPDLSNLRYGKVCILSDADVDGAHIQVLLLTLFYKHFPKLIELGHVHISRPPLFRVDAPARGKKPAQKIYALDASELQAIEDKLRKDGIKETAWQISRFKGLGEMSAEQLWDTTLNPDTRRLFPVTLGAWTEDETFKTMDMLMGKSESGARRDWLEERGNEVEADI; from the coding sequence ATGGTTACCCGTAAAACTTCCGAATACAGCGAATCGTCAATTCAGGTCCTAAAAGGGCTGGAACCAGTCCGTCAGCGGCCTGGAATGTACACCCGCACCGACAATCCTCTCCACATCATTCAGGAGGTGCTCGATAACGCTTCTGATGAGGCTTTTGGGGGATTTGGTAAGCAAATCATCGTCACAATGCATACCGATGGCAGTGTGAGTGTTGAGGACGATGGCCGCGGGATTCCGGTGGGTATGCATCCTACCGAGAAGTTGCCGGTGGTTGAAATCGTTTTCACCCAATTGCATGCTGGCGGTAAGTTTGAAAAAGGCACAGGTGGCGCCTACGCATTCTCAGGCGGTTTGCACGGTGTTGGTGTTTCGGTAACCAATGCATTATCTAAGAGGCTCGAAGTAACCGTTTGGCGTGATGGCCAAATGTCCACATTAACCTTTGCCGATGGCAAGGTGATTAAAAAACTAAAATCGATTGCCTCTTCAAAAGAAGACAAGTCACACGGCACACGCGTACGCGCCTGGCCGGATGGCAAATACTTTGATAGTTCAGCTATTCCGATGCCTGAGCTTATACGCTTATTGCGCTCTAAGGCGGTTCTATTGCCCGGTGTCAAAGTTACCCTGATCCAAGAGAAAAGTGGCGATACCCAAACTTGGCAATATGCCGAAGGCCTGCGTGGCTACTTAAATGAAGCTATCGCACAGGCTGGACACGGCGTAGAGGTGATTCCACCATTTGCAGGTGAGCAATACGCCACTGGCACTGGGGATGATGATTCCTTTGCTGAAGGTGAGGGCGCGGCTTGGGTGGTTTGCTGGACCGAAGATGGCGCGCCAGTGCGAGAGAGTTATGTGAACTTGATTCCGACTCCCGCTGGCGGTACACATGAAAGTGGTTTGCGTGAAGGCCTATTCAATGCGGTTAATGGCTTTATCGAAATGCATGCTCTGCAACCAAAGGGTGTGAAATTAATGCCAGAGGATGTGTTTGCCCGCGCATCTTTCATCTTGTCTGCAAAGGTTTTAGATCCACAATTCCAGGGTCAGATTAAAGAGCGCCTCAATTCTCGTGATGCGGTACGTTTAGTTTCTGGCTATGTTAAATCTGCTTTAGAGCTCTTGCTTAATCAGCACGTTGATTATGGGCGCAAGTTAGCGGATCTCGTCATTAAACAGGCCCAGGAAAGAACTCGCGCCGGCCAAAAAGTCGAGAAGAAAAAATCTTCTGGTGTAGCGGTTCTACCGGGCAAGTTGACCGATTGTGAAAGTCAAGATATCGGCATGAACGAAATCTTCCTCGTGGAGGGGGACTCAGCAGGCGGCTCGGCCAAAATGGGCCGCAATAAGGAATATCAAGCCATTCTGCCTTTGCGTGGCAAAGTCCTTAATACCTGGGAAGCCGAGCGAGATCGCTTGTTTGCCAATAATGAAGTGCATGACATCGCAGTGGCGATTGGCGTTGATCCACACGGTCCGAATGAGAATCCTGATCTATCGAATTTGCGTTACGGCAAGGTTTGCATTCTTTCTGATGCGGACGTCGATGGCGCGCATATTCAGGTTTTACTCTTGACGCTGTTCTATAAGCATTTCCCTAAATTAATTGAGTTGGGTCATGTGCATATTTCGAGGCCCCCTCTATTTAGAGTAGATGCACCGGCACGCGGCAAGAAGCCGGCGCAAAAGATTTACGCCTTGGATGCTAGCGAACTGCAAGCGATTGAAGATAAGTTACGCAAAGATGGCATTAAAGAAACTGCTTGGCAGATCTCCCGCTTTAAAGGTTTAGGTGAAATGAGTGCAGAGCAACTGTGGGATACAACCTTAAATCCTGATACACGCCGTTTATTCCCGGTGACCCTAGGCGCTTGGACTGAAGACGAAACATTTAAAACAATGGATATGTTGATGGGTAAGTCTGAATCTGGGGCCCGTCGTGATTGGCTCGAAGAACGTGGCAATGAAGTAGAGGCTGATATCTAA
- the parC gene encoding DNA topoisomerase IV subunit A, giving the protein MDVVEVDEAPVIAASSNGGSGNHDPKTIDLNEDGKDSLTLAVYAERAYLDYAISVVKGRALPDIADGQKPVQRRILFSMSEMGLRADAKPVKSARVVGDVLGKFHPHGDQSAYDALVRLAQSFSLRYPLIDGQGNFGSRDGDGAAAMRYTEARLTKIASLLLSEIDEGTVDFAPNYDGSFQEPKLLPARLPFVLLNGASGIAVGMATEIPSHNLREVASAAVALMKSPKMSTAELLEIMPGPDYPGGGQIISSAAEIAQIYEVGRGSIKVRARWSIEELARGQWQIVVNELPPATSSQRVLQEIEEITNPKVKVGKKTLTPEQNNLKSTILNVLDGVRDESSKDAAVRLVFEPKSKNIDVNEFVNLLLAHTSLESNAPMNLVMIGNDGRPRQKGLKEILSEWIAFRVATVTRRTEHRLGKVKDRMHILEGRLTVLLNIDKVIKIIRNSDEPKADLIKEFKLSDRQAEDILDIRLRQLARLEGIKIEQELKEFKSERDDLEGLLQSDTVLRKRIIKEIESDMKDFGHDRRTLIQEDKRAVAETKVIDEPVTVIVSQKGWVRVRQGHEHDPTQFSFKTGDALYATFEVRTVDVIQGFGSDGRVYTVPVSELPGARGDGSPLTRFVNLAAGSQMVAYYAGQPDDLVLLSTKAGYGFLVNVADMSTRNKAGKSFLSIDAKVPGDAPLGAAKVKVGMKQVACLSEASKLLVFPLDEIKRLPTGGKGVILMGLDDKEFLASAIAVGSDGATYSGSGRSGKPTELSLDAKTLKSFAGNRARKGHFVEPRLKDAKLKAN; this is encoded by the coding sequence ATGGACGTTGTTGAGGTAGATGAAGCGCCAGTAATAGCGGCATCATCGAATGGTGGATCAGGCAATCACGATCCTAAAACCATTGATCTGAACGAAGACGGCAAAGACAGCTTAACCCTCGCTGTCTACGCAGAACGTGCCTATTTAGATTACGCCATTAGCGTTGTTAAAGGCCGCGCATTGCCAGATATTGCTGATGGCCAGAAGCCAGTTCAGCGCCGCATCTTATTCTCCATGAGTGAGATGGGTCTGCGTGCTGATGCCAAACCAGTAAAAAGCGCTCGTGTAGTGGGTGATGTGCTTGGTAAGTTCCATCCGCATGGCGACCAATCCGCTTACGACGCTTTAGTACGCTTAGCGCAAAGTTTCTCATTGCGTTATCCATTGATCGATGGTCAAGGAAACTTCGGTTCTCGTGATGGCGATGGCGCGGCAGCAATGCGTTATACCGAGGCACGTTTGACCAAGATCGCTAGCTTGCTCTTAAGTGAGATTGATGAAGGTACGGTGGATTTCGCACCAAACTATGATGGTTCATTCCAAGAACCTAAATTGTTGCCAGCACGTCTTCCATTTGTGTTGCTCAATGGCGCTTCTGGTATTGCAGTGGGTATGGCAACCGAAATTCCTTCACATAACTTGCGTGAAGTAGCCTCTGCAGCTGTGGCTCTCATGAAGTCTCCTAAAATGAGCACTGCAGAGTTGCTCGAAATAATGCCTGGCCCTGACTATCCGGGTGGCGGACAAATTATTTCTTCTGCCGCGGAAATCGCGCAAATTTATGAAGTGGGGCGCGGCAGCATTAAGGTGCGCGCGCGTTGGTCTATCGAAGAACTGGCTCGTGGACAATGGCAGATTGTTGTGAATGAATTGCCACCGGCAACCTCATCTCAACGCGTCTTACAAGAGATTGAGGAGATTACGAATCCGAAGGTGAAGGTTGGTAAAAAGACCTTAACACCAGAACAAAATAACCTCAAATCGACTATTTTGAATGTGCTCGATGGCGTGCGCGACGAGTCCAGCAAGGATGCCGCGGTGCGCTTGGTCTTTGAGCCCAAGAGCAAGAATATCGACGTGAATGAGTTCGTCAATCTATTATTGGCTCACACTTCACTGGAGTCCAATGCGCCAATGAATTTGGTGATGATTGGCAACGATGGGCGTCCACGTCAAAAGGGCTTGAAAGAAATTCTCTCCGAGTGGATTGCGTTTAGGGTGGCTACAGTTACTCGCAGAACGGAGCATCGTTTGGGTAAAGTAAAAGACCGCATGCATATCTTGGAAGGACGTTTAACCGTTCTTCTGAATATTGATAAAGTCATTAAGATTATTCGCAATAGCGATGAACCCAAAGCGGATTTGATCAAAGAGTTCAAACTAAGTGATCGTCAGGCCGAAGATATTCTGGATATTCGTTTGCGTCAGTTGGCTCGCTTAGAAGGCATTAAGATTGAGCAAGAGTTGAAAGAGTTCAAGTCTGAACGTGATGATTTAGAAGGTTTATTGCAAAGCGACACCGTCTTGCGTAAGCGCATCATTAAAGAGATCGAATCCGACATGAAGGATTTCGGACATGATCGTCGTACTCTGATTCAAGAAGACAAACGCGCTGTAGCTGAGACTAAAGTCATTGATGAGCCGGTAACGGTAATTGTTTCTCAAAAAGGCTGGGTACGTGTACGTCAAGGCCATGAACACGACCCAACTCAATTTAGCTTTAAAACTGGCGATGCTTTGTACGCCACTTTTGAGGTGAGGACAGTTGACGTGATCCAAGGCTTTGGCAGCGATGGTCGTGTCTACACTGTTCCTGTTAGCGAATTGCCCGGAGCCCGTGGCGATGGATCTCCTTTGACTCGTTTTGTGAATTTGGCCGCTGGGTCGCAGATGGTTGCCTACTACGCGGGACAACCTGATGACTTGGTCTTGCTTTCTACAAAAGCGGGTTATGGTTTCTTGGTTAATGTTGCGGACATGAGTACTCGTAATAAGGCGGGCAAATCATTCTTAAGTATCGATGCCAAAGTTCCTGGTGATGCGCCATTAGGTGCCGCTAAGGTGAAAGTGGGTATGAAACAAGTTGCCTGCTTATCTGAAGCCTCTAAATTACTAGTCTTCCCATTGGATGAAATTAAACGTCTGCCAACGGGTGGCAAAGGCGTCATTCTGATGGGCTTGGACGATAAGGAGTTTTTAGCTTCCGCTATAGCGGTAGGGTCTGATGGGGCTACTTATTCAGGGTCTGGTCGTTCGGGCAAGCCTACTGAGCTCAGTTTAGACGCGAAAACCTTAAAGTCATTTGCGGGCAACCGTGCACGTAAGGGGCATTTTGTTGAGCCACGTTTGAAAGATGCGAAGCTAAAAGCAAATTAA
- a CDS encoding XdhC family protein: MASDVEVIVIDPREEYAEGLHREDITFVKGMPDDVLLEIGVDAHTAVVALTHDPKLDDMALMEALKSPVFYVGALGSRKNTQKRKERLLEFDVNQEQVEKLHGHVGLSIGALTPPEIAISILTEVIAVKYGLSVPKKN; encoded by the coding sequence CTGGCCTCTGATGTTGAAGTAATCGTCATCGATCCCCGCGAAGAGTATGCGGAAGGGCTGCATCGCGAAGATATTACGTTTGTTAAGGGCATGCCAGATGATGTCTTGCTCGAGATTGGCGTAGATGCTCACACCGCTGTAGTTGCCTTGACGCACGATCCCAAGCTTGATGACATGGCTTTAATGGAGGCACTGAAATCACCAGTCTTCTATGTTGGCGCACTAGGAAGCCGCAAAAATACCCAGAAACGCAAAGAGCGCTTACTAGAGTTTGATGTTAACCAAGAGCAAGTAGAAAAGTTGCACGGCCATGTTGGTCTGTCTATTGGCGCCCTCACTCCACCAGAAATCGCAATATCGATTCTGACGGAAGTGATTGCTGTTAAATACGGCCTAAGTGTTCCGAAGAAAAACTAA
- a CDS encoding XdhC family protein, with protein MNSTDVSVLKSAVEWLKSGQPVAIATVAQTWGSAQRPVGSWLAIRSDGQVAGSVSGGCVEDDLIRRVQSAILTRSTPEMVVYGVIQQEAAHFGLSCGGTLRLLVEPKPELPVLEKLLENISAHQMTRRSVNLSNGKSTLNFGERSDEFICTEQEMQTTYGPRWRMIIIGAGQLS; from the coding sequence ATGAATAGCACCGATGTAAGCGTCCTCAAATCCGCAGTTGAATGGCTCAAGTCTGGCCAACCCGTAGCGATTGCGACCGTGGCTCAGACTTGGGGGTCAGCCCAACGCCCTGTTGGTTCATGGCTTGCGATTAGATCTGATGGACAAGTTGCCGGCTCGGTATCGGGCGGCTGCGTTGAGGATGACCTCATTCGTCGGGTGCAATCTGCAATCCTGACGCGCAGCACCCCTGAGATGGTTGTGTATGGTGTAATCCAACAAGAGGCCGCACATTTTGGCTTGTCTTGCGGCGGCACACTTCGACTCTTAGTGGAACCCAAACCTGAATTACCCGTTCTTGAAAAGCTGCTAGAGAATATTTCTGCGCATCAAATGACGCGTCGCTCCGTCAATCTATCTAATGGCAAATCCACCCTTAACTTTGGTGAACGTAGCGATGAATTTATTTGCACCGAGCAAGAAATGCAAACTACTTATGGTCCACGCTGGCGCATGATCATCATTGGTGCTGGACAACTTTCCTGA
- a CDS encoding NTP transferase domain-containing protein produces MSSKSSTNGGDTLLKRFFHSIQALSPVETLMVTGFYSEKIDAEINLLRSVMAAPIALLKNPHPELGQFSSVRLGLESLRSDYDVLIIALCDQLNIGRVELESLLEKFTQLTKEENAKQEIVLPIVKGQRGNPGLCSKKVLEQILEIPGVACRSYMDKHPELVNAVVTENEAYVLDVDTQADIQKLGLDPIESV; encoded by the coding sequence TTGTCATCCAAAAGCTCTACTAATGGTGGAGATACCTTATTAAAGCGTTTCTTTCATTCAATACAGGCCTTAAGCCCTGTGGAGACTTTGATGGTCACCGGATTTTACTCTGAAAAAATTGATGCGGAAATCAATTTACTAAGGTCGGTTATGGCAGCCCCAATAGCCTTGCTCAAAAACCCCCATCCAGAACTTGGTCAGTTTTCCTCTGTCAGGCTCGGTCTTGAATCACTGCGATCTGACTATGACGTTTTGATAATTGCTTTATGCGATCAACTCAATATTGGTAGAGTAGAGCTTGAATCTTTGTTAGAAAAATTTACTCAATTAACTAAAGAAGAAAACGCAAAGCAAGAGATCGTATTGCCGATTGTCAAAGGACAAAGAGGCAATCCAGGGTTATGTTCCAAAAAGGTGCTTGAGCAAATTTTGGAGATTCCCGGAGTGGCCTGCAGGTCTTATATGGACAAGCATCCAGAGCTGGTAAACGCAGTTGTTACCGAAAATGAGGCTTATGTATTGGATGTCGATACACAGGCCGACATCCAAAAATTGGGGCTTGATCCGATCGAATCGGTTTAA
- a CDS encoding RidA family protein — translation MTINISERLKTLGIDLPPPGPPAAAYVMAATTGNTVFLSGHIAKRDGKPWVGKLGKDMDSETGRAAARSIAIDLIATLQNHLGSLDKVKHIVKVMGLVNSTENYTEQHLVVNGCSELLFEVFGDAGKHARSAFGVAQIPLGACVEIELIAEI, via the coding sequence ATGACTATAAACATTAGCGAACGCCTTAAAACCCTTGGAATTGATTTGCCACCCCCAGGACCTCCGGCCGCCGCTTATGTGATGGCAGCAACTACAGGCAATACTGTTTTTCTTTCTGGTCACATTGCTAAACGCGATGGCAAGCCTTGGGTTGGAAAGCTAGGCAAAGACATGGATAGCGAAACCGGTAGGGCCGCCGCACGCTCTATCGCAATCGATTTGATTGCGACTTTACAAAATCACCTTGGTTCTTTAGACAAAGTAAAACACATTGTTAAGGTTATGGGCCTAGTCAACTCTACTGAAAACTACACCGAACAACACTTGGTTGTAAATGGCTGCTCCGAATTACTCTTTGAAGTATTTGGTGACGCTGGTAAACATGCTCGTAGCGCTTTTGGCGTTGCGCAAATTCCTCTGGGCGCCTGTGTTGAAATTGAATTAATCGCTGAGATTTAA
- a CDS encoding vWA domain-containing protein has translation MPVSVREFLTLLEALKAGVINPSIDGFYQLARMALVKDEQHFDRFDQVFGSYFNWVEQIIALSPDIPMDWLEKKLQRVLTEEEKAAIQKLGGPDALKNRLEELLKEQKEWHGGGNQLIGAGGSSPFGHSGYHPEGIRIGGDSAGNHTAIKFWEARELFKDYGSDLALGTRNIKVALRRLRRFAREGSTLELDMDKTIHSTAANAGMRDIKIRPERHNQVKVLLLMDFGGSMDDHIQRIAELFSAAKAEFKHLEHYYFHNCVYENLWKSNRRRRDQVTPTQDIIHKYRPYYKLIFVGDATMSPYEILSPNGSVEYNNKEAGAVWINRLIDHFPHFAWLNPEPESIWQYRQSIDIMKNLMKDHIYPVTSNGLESAMHQLSK, from the coding sequence GTGCCTGTCTCAGTGCGAGAGTTTTTAACACTTCTAGAGGCTCTGAAGGCAGGCGTTATCAACCCATCTATCGATGGGTTTTATCAACTTGCCCGCATGGCCTTGGTAAAAGATGAGCAGCATTTTGATCGTTTTGATCAAGTATTTGGCAGCTACTTCAATTGGGTTGAGCAAATCATCGCGCTCTCGCCAGATATACCAATGGACTGGCTTGAGAAAAAACTGCAACGCGTATTAACTGAAGAAGAAAAAGCAGCGATTCAAAAACTCGGCGGTCCGGACGCTCTCAAAAATCGCCTTGAAGAACTTTTAAAAGAGCAAAAAGAGTGGCATGGTGGCGGTAATCAATTGATAGGCGCCGGCGGTTCCTCACCATTTGGACATAGCGGCTATCACCCCGAGGGTATCCGCATTGGCGGCGACAGTGCTGGCAATCACACCGCCATAAAATTTTGGGAAGCTCGAGAATTATTCAAAGACTATGGCAGCGATTTAGCTTTAGGCACTCGCAACATTAAAGTGGCATTACGACGTTTGCGTCGCTTTGCGCGCGAAGGTTCCACTTTGGAGCTGGATATGGACAAGACTATTCATTCAACTGCTGCCAATGCAGGGATGCGGGATATCAAGATCCGCCCTGAACGCCATAATCAGGTGAAGGTATTGCTCCTCATGGATTTCGGTGGATCCATGGATGATCATATTCAGCGGATTGCTGAATTGTTTTCGGCGGCAAAAGCCGAATTTAAACATCTAGAACACTACTATTTTCATAACTGCGTTTATGAAAATCTCTGGAAAAGTAATCGTCGCAGACGCGATCAAGTTACGCCAACTCAAGACATCATTCACAAGTATAGGCCATACTACAAACTAATTTTTGTAGGCGATGCCACGATGTCCCCCTATGAAATCTTGAGTCCCAATGGCTCTGTGGAGTACAACAATAAAGAAGCTGGCGCAGTTTGGATTAATCGCTTAATTGATCACTTCCCCCACTTTGCATGGCTCAATCCTGAGCCTGAGTCCATTTGGCAATACCGTCAATCGATCGACATTATGAAAAACCTCATGAAAGACCACATATATCCCGTAACTTCAAATGGCCTTGAGAGTGCGATGCACCAACTTTCCAAGTAA
- a CDS encoding c-type cytochrome, with translation MKKLSILPHVAVTTALAFAGSVAQGDEVKGNAAAGNAKVWLCIGCHSIPGYRADYPMTYKVPMLGGQNAAYISSALAAYKNGERKHPTMRSIAASLSDQDMADLGEYYAAQTASSPNNPLK, from the coding sequence ATGAAAAAACTCTCAATTCTTCCTCATGTAGCCGTAACTACAGCTTTGGCTTTTGCTGGTTCTGTTGCTCAGGGTGATGAAGTTAAAGGTAACGCCGCGGCTGGTAATGCAAAGGTTTGGCTCTGTATTGGCTGCCACTCCATTCCTGGCTATCGCGCTGATTACCCAATGACCTACAAGGTGCCAATGTTGGGCGGCCAAAATGCCGCTTACATTTCTAGCGCATTAGCTGCCTATAAAAATGGTGAAAGAAAACACCCAACGATGCGTTCTATTGCTGCCAGCCTCTCTGATCAAGATATGGCGGACCTCGGCGAGTACTATGCCGCACAAACCGCTAGCTCACCTAACAACCCATTGAAGTGA
- a CDS encoding c-type cytochrome has protein sequence MKFALITAVLFSSIGLVHLANAASVDKGQALVEKANCASCHGAWLNAPILPAYPKLAGQYSDYVYYALKAYKVGNGNALYGRNNAVMGSQVQNFSGADLQDIAAYIASLPGNFVIKK, from the coding sequence ATGAAATTCGCACTAATTACTGCAGTTTTGTTCTCAAGCATTGGTTTGGTTCATTTAGCTAATGCTGCTAGCGTTGATAAAGGCCAAGCACTTGTAGAGAAAGCCAACTGTGCCTCCTGTCATGGTGCCTGGCTTAATGCTCCAATCTTGCCGGCTTATCCTAAGTTGGCTGGTCAGTATTCCGATTATGTGTACTATGCCCTTAAGGCCTACAAAGTTGGCAATGGCAATGCTCTATACGGTCGCAATAATGCGGTCATGGGTTCCCAAGTTCAAAATTTCAGCGGCGCTGATTTACAAGACATCGCCGCTTATATCGCATCGTTGCCAGGAAACTTTGTGATTAAAAAGTAA
- a CDS encoding GntR family transcriptional regulator has protein sequence MDTKLNNRPLYEDVADRLREQIFSKQLAPGSWLDEQSLADQFGISRTPMREAIKVLASEGLVTIKMRRGAYVTEVVRKDLEQIFTILSLLEGQAAKETATKATEAELNLLDHLHHRLEKAAADRDIEQFFEINGKFHELIQEIAGNRWMNGVIADLRKVLKLHRRDSLTSTGRLQAPLVEHRDILKEILKRDEMAAELAMRKHLARGIETLR, from the coding sequence ATGGATACAAAACTGAATAATAGACCTCTTTATGAAGACGTTGCCGACAGGCTTCGAGAGCAAATATTTAGCAAACAACTTGCCCCGGGAAGCTGGCTGGACGAGCAATCATTAGCGGATCAATTCGGCATTAGTCGCACTCCAATGCGTGAAGCCATCAAAGTTTTGGCCTCTGAAGGCCTGGTCACAATCAAAATGCGTCGAGGAGCCTACGTTACAGAGGTTGTAAGAAAGGATCTTGAGCAGATCTTTACTATCCTATCCCTGCTCGAGGGTCAGGCAGCCAAAGAAACAGCAACAAAAGCTACCGAGGCAGAACTCAATCTACTAGACCATTTGCACCATAGGCTAGAAAAAGCGGCCGCCGATCGTGATATTGAGCAGTTTTTTGAGATCAATGGCAAATTCCATGAATTAATTCAAGAAATAGCCGGAAATCGCTGGATGAATGGCGTGATTGCTGACCTACGAAAAGTTCTAAAGCTACATCGCCGTGACTCATTAACTAGCACAGGAAGACTTCAAGCCCCCCTGGTTGAGCACCGGGATATTCTGAAGGAAATACTGAAAAGGGATGAAATGGCTGCTGAACTGGCAATGCGTAAGCATTTGGCCAGAGGGATTGAGACGCTTCGCTAA
- a CDS encoding biotin/lipoyl-containing protein produces the protein MPGLLTKIAVKVGEAVTAGQKLASIAAMKMENTLSAMQDGVVAEICAKEGDSLAVEQLIIRFE, from the coding sequence ATGCCTGGTCTTTTAACGAAGATTGCCGTTAAGGTGGGTGAGGCTGTGACTGCTGGACAGAAGTTGGCGTCCATTGCGGCAATGAAGATGGAGAACACTTTATCCGCAATGCAAGATGGTGTAGTTGCTGAAATTTGTGCCAAAGAGGGTGATAGCTTGGCGGTTGAGCAACTGATTATTCGTTTTGAGTAA
- a CDS encoding VOC family protein, whose product MSAKPFKILGIQQIAIGGKNKDRLKKLWVDMLGFEYKSTFVSERENVDEDICAIGSGAHEIEVDLMQPFDIAKKPAVHQIPLNHIGLWVDDLPKAVEWLSDNGLRFAPGGIRKGAAGYDITFVHPNGNDEFPISGEGVLIELVQAPPEVIAGLSS is encoded by the coding sequence ATGAGCGCTAAGCCATTTAAGATTTTAGGTATTCAGCAAATTGCCATTGGTGGCAAAAACAAAGATCGACTTAAGAAATTATGGGTTGATATGTTGGGTTTTGAGTACAAGAGCACTTTTGTTTCTGAGCGTGAAAACGTAGATGAAGATATCTGCGCAATCGGTTCTGGTGCACATGAGATTGAAGTTGATCTCATGCAACCATTTGATATCGCAAAGAAACCGGCGGTTCACCAAATACCTTTAAACCACATAGGCCTATGGGTGGATGATTTGCCTAAGGCGGTTGAATGGCTTTCGGACAATGGTTTGCGTTTTGCCCCTGGCGGCATTCGTAAAGGCGCGGCAGGCTACGACATTACTTTTGTCCATCCTAATGGAAATGATGAATTTCCAATTAGTGGTGAAGGTGTCCTCATAGAGCTCGTTCAGGCTCCCCCAGAAGTTATCGCTGGATTGAGTTCATAA
- the tsaB gene encoding tRNA (adenosine(37)-N6)-threonylcarbamoyltransferase complex dimerization subunit type 1 TsaB, protein MANILAIDTSSAWCSVALSLGDQAPLLKHEAVSAGAIQLLLPRIASLLSEAHLNLKDLDVIAIGIGPGAFTGVRLGVAVAQGLAISKNIPVIPVCSLDAIAAQLTSADTFRNLNLQRFMVAIDARMEEVYWASYEMSEYPMPKRIGKIHLTKPEQLNFDGIQLLAGSAMSAYGQHLPDFTGALESEISISALGILKCAQNFMQKGLQCDVRELEPLYVRDKVAFTTAEREEAKK, encoded by the coding sequence TTGGCAAATATATTAGCCATAGACACCTCATCAGCCTGGTGCTCGGTGGCTTTATCTTTAGGTGATCAGGCGCCGCTGCTAAAGCATGAGGCTGTCTCAGCTGGTGCTATCCAATTGCTGCTGCCTCGGATTGCGTCGCTTTTAAGTGAGGCTCATCTGAATTTAAAAGATCTAGATGTAATCGCCATTGGGATTGGGCCAGGTGCATTTACTGGGGTGAGATTGGGTGTTGCGGTAGCGCAAGGATTAGCAATTTCTAAAAACATACCCGTAATTCCAGTGTGTAGTTTGGATGCGATAGCCGCCCAACTAACATCAGCCGACACATTTCGCAATCTCAATCTACAGCGATTCATGGTAGCTATTGATGCGCGGATGGAGGAGGTTTATTGGGCTTCCTATGAAATGTCGGAATATCCAATGCCAAAGCGTATAGGCAAGATTCATCTGACAAAGCCGGAGCAGTTAAATTTTGATGGCATACAACTTCTTGCGGGTAGCGCAATGAGTGCCTATGGCCAACATTTACCTGACTTTACTGGTGCACTTGAGTCAGAAATTTCGATATCGGCATTGGGGATTTTGAAATGTGCTCAGAATTTCATGCAGAAAGGTTTGCAATGCGATGTACGGGAGCTCGAGCCCTTGTATGTAAGGGATAAAGTGGCCTTTACCACTGCGGAACGTGAAGAAGCTAAAAAATAA